The Nerophis lumbriciformis linkage group LG15, RoL_Nlum_v2.1, whole genome shotgun sequence genome window below encodes:
- the LOC133616006 gene encoding cartilage intermediate layer protein 1-like isoform X1, with the protein MSQSTCRSEAVLLGSILFRVPGAEYTQQGEEVQRSDTKSSVKMALGLFLVILVIMPAQGLRSSDSKDTDPSVYHTEDNYEWTTWFNVDHPGGRGDYEQLDAIRFYYRARVCETPRALEARTTEWVPARETGEKVHADPTVGFWCLNEEQGPDQNCSNYAVRFLCPKGISLTLQDTWSSWTDWSPCSALCGQVGVQIRSRSCNSRLRYCSGPKVERKECRGPECQTECSMQCVMGKVNAECDTCMCEEHTLLGSARGAGGLIAEGAAILLSKKLLTLTDHNGHFRIPGLCPDGNTTLTIRQQGHAPLSIVIPKSTESTSVLSVQLKREEKLHVLSNPDSKARREGQTTAFCCNVAGIPQPDKYQWFHNNSLLGRQSENILVLKDLHPEQAGEYYCRASGPTGAIKTKPATLKIIGRNSNSCEPTPQSHLIRLPHDCYQNGTNSFYYDVGKCASSTCVGQLDNGIRCKDKVAYCCGVAKMEERHLTCQGYQLPTMVVTECGCQKCVDTKAIVHGRAIAADNAEPMRFGHIFMNGVRISRTGYKGTFSIHVPPETERLVLTFVDNMDKFINTTKVLPFNTKGGAVYHEIKLLRKKEPVTMSSLESNTLDLGEATGQEPMAHIQIPPNSFYKLNGEVFVGNVDASVTFLDPRDVSTAAAAQSDLNFVGNEGDMLPLRTYGMFSVDFRDGETNEPLNAGEVKVLLDSAQVTMSEHLSTMKLWSLNPDTGLWEDEGSLEVEKKSRGKREERTFLIGNVEIRERRLFNLDVPENRRCYVKVRAFRSERFMPSEQVEGVVVSLINMEPTAGFSTNPRAWGRFDSVITGSNGACLPAFCDDQKTDAYSAYVMANLGGEELEAVPSSPKLNPNLIGVPQPYLSKLNYRRTDHENHRLKKTAFSINLAKPTPNTAEESNGPVYAFENLKQCEEAPFSAAHFRFSRVEGDRYDYNTVPFNEDDPMSWTEDYLSWWPKPMEYRACYVKVKMNSPHEINVRSHNMGGTHPKTVGQLYGLRDIRSIRDMEQTAVSAVCLEFKCSGMLYDQERVDRTLVKVIPQGSCKRDHVNPLLQEYLVNHLPLAVNNDTNQFTMLAPLDPLGHNYGIYTVTDQDPRTAKEIALGRCFDGTSDSTSRVMKTNEGVALTFTCGDREVTHQSVFQALQNSQGQTNVLRGEGRQNRRRQRANTSRNSRRRSTRDPQGRGKKARS; encoded by the exons ATGAGTCAGTCCACCTGCAG AAGTGAGGCTGTGTTGTTGGGATCTATCTTGTTCCGAGTTCCTGGTGCAGAATATACGCAACAGGGGGAGGAAGTTCAAAGGTCAGACACAAAAAGCAGTGTGAAAATGGCATTGGGGCTTTTCCTGGTCATCCTGGTAATCATGCCAGCCCAAG GGCTTAGGAGCAGTGACAGCAAAGATACAGACCCTTCTGTGTATCACACTGAAG ACAATTACGAATGGACCACATGGTTTAACGTGGACCACCCAGGCGGCCGTGGAGACTATGAGCAGCTCGATGCCATTCGCTTCTACTACCGCGCCCGAGTGTGTGAGACTCCCCGAGCACTGGAGGCCAGAACCACTGAGTGGGTCCCAGCTCGAGAAACCGGAGAGAAGGTCCACGCGGACCCCACTGTGGGCTTCTGGTGCCTCAATGAGGAGCAAGGTCCAGACCAGAACTGTTCCAACTACGCAGTACGATTCCTTTGTCCCAAAG GAATCAGCCTAACCTTACAAGACACCTGGAGTTCATGGACAGACTGGAGTCCATGTTCTGCCCTATGTGGTCAAGTGGGGGTCCAAATTCGCTCCAGGAGCTGCAATTCTCGTCTAAGGTATTGCAGCGGACCAAAGGTTGAGAGAAAAGAATGCCGGGGACCCGAATGTCAGACAG AATGTTCCAtgcagtgtgtgatgggtaaagtAAATGCAGAGTGTGACACATGCATGTGTGAAGAGCATACCCTGCTGGGCTCGGCCCGTGGTGCTGGGGGTCTCATCGCCGAAGGGGCTGCAATACTTCTTTCGAAGAAACTCCTAACCCTCACAGACCACAATGGACATTTCCGTATCCCCGGACTCTGCCCTGATGGCAATACCACGTTGACAATAAGACAGCAAGGCCACGCACCTCTTAGTATTGTAATTCCAAAGAGCACTGAGAGTACCTCAGTCCTCAGTGTTCAGCTCAAACGAGAAG AGAAGCTTCATGTGTTGAGCAACCCCGATAGCAAGGCAAGGAGGGAGGGACAAACCACTGCCTTCTGCTGCAATGTGGCGGGAATACCGCAACCAGACAAATATCAATG GTTTCATAACAACAGTCTCTTAGGGAGGCAATCTGAGAACATCTTGGTTCTAAAAGATCTGCATCCTGAACAAGCTGGAGAGTACTACTGCAGGGCGAGCGGTCCAACTGGAGCCATTAAAACCAAACCAGCTACTCTCAAAATCATCG GCAGAAATAGCAATTCATGCGAGCCCACGCCCCAGTCCCATCTGATACGTCTTCCACATGACTGCTACCAAAACGGTACAAATTCGTTTTATTACGATGTGGGAAAATGCGCATCCAGCACATGCGTTGGACAATTGGACAACGGCATCAGATGCAAAGACAAAGTGGCTTACTGCTGTGGCGTGGCAAAGATGGAGGAGAGGCACTTAACATGCCAAGGCTACCAACTACCCACTATGGTGGTGACTGAATGTGGCTGTCAGAAATGTGTCGACACCAAGGCTATCGTGCATGGTCGAGCCATAGCTGCAGACAATGCTGAACCAATGAGGTTCGGCCACATATTTATGAATGGTGTAAGAATCAGTCGAACAGGTTACAAAGGTACCTTTTCCATCCATGTTCCTCCTGAAACCGAGAGGTTAGTCCTGACTTTTGTGGACAACATGGATAAATTCATCAACACAACAAAGGTACTTCCATTCAACACCAAAGGAGGTGCTGTTTACCATGAAATCAAACTTCTGAGAAAAAAAGAGCCAGTGACCATGAGCTCTTTAGAAAGCAACACTCTTGATTTAGGGGAAGCGACGGGTCAGGAACCAATGGCTCACATTCAGATTCCTCCAAATTCCTTCTATAAACTGAATGGAGAAGTGTTTGTAGGTAATGTAGACGCCAGTGTAACATTCCTTGACCCCAGAGATGTTTCCACAGCAGCTGCAGCCCAAAGTGATCTCAATTTCGTGGGGAATGAAGGAGATATGCTACCACTAAGAACCTACGGGATGTTCTCAGTTGACTTCAGAGATGGCGAAACTAATGAGCCTCTAAATGCAGGTGAGGTAAAGGTGTTACTGGACTCTGCCCAGGTGACGATGTCTGAACACTTAAGTACCATGAAGCTGTGGTCCCTCAACCCTGATACTGGCCTTTGGGAGGATGAGGGAAGTTTGGAAGTTGAGAAGAAATCAAGAGGCAAAAGGGAAGAAAGAACTTTTCTGATTGGTAACGTGGAGATCAGAGAAAGGCGTCTTTTTAACCTTGATGTCCCAGAGAATCGTAGATGTTACGTGAAGGTTAGAGCCTTCCGCAGTGAACGTTTCATGCCCAGTGAACAGGTTGAGGGAGTGGTAGTGAGTCTTATAAACATGGAGCCCACAGCTGGCTTCTCCACTAACCCTCGTGCTTGGGGGCGTTTTGACAGTGTCATAACAGGCTCCAATGGTGCTTGTCTTCCCGCTTTCTGCGATGATCAAAAGACAGATGCCTACTCTGCATACGTCATGGCCAACCTTGGAGGTGAGGAACTAGAAGCTGTTCCTTCTTCACCCAAACTCAACCCAAACCTCATTGGAGTGCCTCAGCCTTATCTGAGTAAGCTGAACTACAGACGCACAGACCATGAAAACCACAGACTGAAGAAGACGGCATTCAGTATCAATTTAGCAAAACCAACACCAAACACAGCCGAGGAGTCCAATGGACCAGTTTATGCATTTGAGAACTTGAAACAATGTGAAGAGGCGCCATTCAGTGCTGCACACTTCCGCTTCTCACGAGTAGAAGGAGATCGGTATGATTACAACACAGTGCCGTTCAATGAGGATGATCCAATGAGCTGGACAGAAGACTACCTTAGTTGGTGGCCTAAGCCCATGGAATACCGCGCATGCTACGTCAAAGTCAAAATGAACAGCCCGCACGAGATTAACGTGCGGTCTCACAACATGGGAGGCACCCACCCGAAAACAGTCGGCCAGCTGTACGGCCTTCGAGACATCAGAAGTATCCGTGACATGGAGCAGACAGCTGTGTCAGCTGTGTGCTTGGAGTTCAAGTGCAGTGGGATGTTGTACGATCAGGAACGTGTCGATCGGACCTTGGTCAAGGTGATTCCACAAGGTAGCTGCAAAAGGGATCATGTCAATCCACTACTTCAGGAGTACCTGGTGAACCATCTGCCACTAGCCGTCAACAACGACACAAACCAGTTCACTATGCTCGCCCCTCTTGACCCCCTGGGGCATAACTATGGAATTTATACAGTGACAGATCAAGATCCCCGAACAGCCAAAGAAATTGCACTTGGACGCTGTTTTGATGGCACCTCCGACAGTACTTCTCGAGTCATGAAAACCAACGAGGGTGTTGCGTTGACATTCACTTGTGGGGATCGTGAGGTGACACACCAGAGTGTATTCCAGGCCCTACAGAATTCACAAGGCCAGACCAATGTGTTGAGAGGGGAAGGGAGGCAAAACAGACGTCGGCAAAGAGCCAACACTTCCCGTAATAGTCGAAGACGTAGCACCAGAGATCCTCAAGGACGAGGGAAAAAGGCCAGAAGCTGA
- the LOC133616006 gene encoding cartilage intermediate layer protein 1-like isoform X2 codes for MSPKHKKGNSGISLTLQDTWSSWTDWSPCSALCGQVGVQIRSRSCNSRLRYCSGPKVERKECRGPECQTECSMQCVMGKVNAECDTCMCEEHTLLGSARGAGGLIAEGAAILLSKKLLTLTDHNGHFRIPGLCPDGNTTLTIRQQGHAPLSIVIPKSTESTSVLSVQLKREEKLHVLSNPDSKARREGQTTAFCCNVAGIPQPDKYQWFHNNSLLGRQSENILVLKDLHPEQAGEYYCRASGPTGAIKTKPATLKIIGRNSNSCEPTPQSHLIRLPHDCYQNGTNSFYYDVGKCASSTCVGQLDNGIRCKDKVAYCCGVAKMEERHLTCQGYQLPTMVVTECGCQKCVDTKAIVHGRAIAADNAEPMRFGHIFMNGVRISRTGYKGTFSIHVPPETERLVLTFVDNMDKFINTTKVLPFNTKGGAVYHEIKLLRKKEPVTMSSLESNTLDLGEATGQEPMAHIQIPPNSFYKLNGEVFVGNVDASVTFLDPRDVSTAAAAQSDLNFVGNEGDMLPLRTYGMFSVDFRDGETNEPLNAGEVKVLLDSAQVTMSEHLSTMKLWSLNPDTGLWEDEGSLEVEKKSRGKREERTFLIGNVEIRERRLFNLDVPENRRCYVKVRAFRSERFMPSEQVEGVVVSLINMEPTAGFSTNPRAWGRFDSVITGSNGACLPAFCDDQKTDAYSAYVMANLGGEELEAVPSSPKLNPNLIGVPQPYLSKLNYRRTDHENHRLKKTAFSINLAKPTPNTAEESNGPVYAFENLKQCEEAPFSAAHFRFSRVEGDRYDYNTVPFNEDDPMSWTEDYLSWWPKPMEYRACYVKVKMNSPHEINVRSHNMGGTHPKTVGQLYGLRDIRSIRDMEQTAVSAVCLEFKCSGMLYDQERVDRTLVKVIPQGSCKRDHVNPLLQEYLVNHLPLAVNNDTNQFTMLAPLDPLGHNYGIYTVTDQDPRTAKEIALGRCFDGTSDSTSRVMKTNEGVALTFTCGDREVTHQSVFQALQNSQGQTNVLRGEGRQNRRRQRANTSRNSRRRSTRDPQGRGKKARS; via the exons ATGTCTCCCAAGCATAAGAAAGGCAATTCTG GAATCAGCCTAACCTTACAAGACACCTGGAGTTCATGGACAGACTGGAGTCCATGTTCTGCCCTATGTGGTCAAGTGGGGGTCCAAATTCGCTCCAGGAGCTGCAATTCTCGTCTAAGGTATTGCAGCGGACCAAAGGTTGAGAGAAAAGAATGCCGGGGACCCGAATGTCAGACAG AATGTTCCAtgcagtgtgtgatgggtaaagtAAATGCAGAGTGTGACACATGCATGTGTGAAGAGCATACCCTGCTGGGCTCGGCCCGTGGTGCTGGGGGTCTCATCGCCGAAGGGGCTGCAATACTTCTTTCGAAGAAACTCCTAACCCTCACAGACCACAATGGACATTTCCGTATCCCCGGACTCTGCCCTGATGGCAATACCACGTTGACAATAAGACAGCAAGGCCACGCACCTCTTAGTATTGTAATTCCAAAGAGCACTGAGAGTACCTCAGTCCTCAGTGTTCAGCTCAAACGAGAAG AGAAGCTTCATGTGTTGAGCAACCCCGATAGCAAGGCAAGGAGGGAGGGACAAACCACTGCCTTCTGCTGCAATGTGGCGGGAATACCGCAACCAGACAAATATCAATG GTTTCATAACAACAGTCTCTTAGGGAGGCAATCTGAGAACATCTTGGTTCTAAAAGATCTGCATCCTGAACAAGCTGGAGAGTACTACTGCAGGGCGAGCGGTCCAACTGGAGCCATTAAAACCAAACCAGCTACTCTCAAAATCATCG GCAGAAATAGCAATTCATGCGAGCCCACGCCCCAGTCCCATCTGATACGTCTTCCACATGACTGCTACCAAAACGGTACAAATTCGTTTTATTACGATGTGGGAAAATGCGCATCCAGCACATGCGTTGGACAATTGGACAACGGCATCAGATGCAAAGACAAAGTGGCTTACTGCTGTGGCGTGGCAAAGATGGAGGAGAGGCACTTAACATGCCAAGGCTACCAACTACCCACTATGGTGGTGACTGAATGTGGCTGTCAGAAATGTGTCGACACCAAGGCTATCGTGCATGGTCGAGCCATAGCTGCAGACAATGCTGAACCAATGAGGTTCGGCCACATATTTATGAATGGTGTAAGAATCAGTCGAACAGGTTACAAAGGTACCTTTTCCATCCATGTTCCTCCTGAAACCGAGAGGTTAGTCCTGACTTTTGTGGACAACATGGATAAATTCATCAACACAACAAAGGTACTTCCATTCAACACCAAAGGAGGTGCTGTTTACCATGAAATCAAACTTCTGAGAAAAAAAGAGCCAGTGACCATGAGCTCTTTAGAAAGCAACACTCTTGATTTAGGGGAAGCGACGGGTCAGGAACCAATGGCTCACATTCAGATTCCTCCAAATTCCTTCTATAAACTGAATGGAGAAGTGTTTGTAGGTAATGTAGACGCCAGTGTAACATTCCTTGACCCCAGAGATGTTTCCACAGCAGCTGCAGCCCAAAGTGATCTCAATTTCGTGGGGAATGAAGGAGATATGCTACCACTAAGAACCTACGGGATGTTCTCAGTTGACTTCAGAGATGGCGAAACTAATGAGCCTCTAAATGCAGGTGAGGTAAAGGTGTTACTGGACTCTGCCCAGGTGACGATGTCTGAACACTTAAGTACCATGAAGCTGTGGTCCCTCAACCCTGATACTGGCCTTTGGGAGGATGAGGGAAGTTTGGAAGTTGAGAAGAAATCAAGAGGCAAAAGGGAAGAAAGAACTTTTCTGATTGGTAACGTGGAGATCAGAGAAAGGCGTCTTTTTAACCTTGATGTCCCAGAGAATCGTAGATGTTACGTGAAGGTTAGAGCCTTCCGCAGTGAACGTTTCATGCCCAGTGAACAGGTTGAGGGAGTGGTAGTGAGTCTTATAAACATGGAGCCCACAGCTGGCTTCTCCACTAACCCTCGTGCTTGGGGGCGTTTTGACAGTGTCATAACAGGCTCCAATGGTGCTTGTCTTCCCGCTTTCTGCGATGATCAAAAGACAGATGCCTACTCTGCATACGTCATGGCCAACCTTGGAGGTGAGGAACTAGAAGCTGTTCCTTCTTCACCCAAACTCAACCCAAACCTCATTGGAGTGCCTCAGCCTTATCTGAGTAAGCTGAACTACAGACGCACAGACCATGAAAACCACAGACTGAAGAAGACGGCATTCAGTATCAATTTAGCAAAACCAACACCAAACACAGCCGAGGAGTCCAATGGACCAGTTTATGCATTTGAGAACTTGAAACAATGTGAAGAGGCGCCATTCAGTGCTGCACACTTCCGCTTCTCACGAGTAGAAGGAGATCGGTATGATTACAACACAGTGCCGTTCAATGAGGATGATCCAATGAGCTGGACAGAAGACTACCTTAGTTGGTGGCCTAAGCCCATGGAATACCGCGCATGCTACGTCAAAGTCAAAATGAACAGCCCGCACGAGATTAACGTGCGGTCTCACAACATGGGAGGCACCCACCCGAAAACAGTCGGCCAGCTGTACGGCCTTCGAGACATCAGAAGTATCCGTGACATGGAGCAGACAGCTGTGTCAGCTGTGTGCTTGGAGTTCAAGTGCAGTGGGATGTTGTACGATCAGGAACGTGTCGATCGGACCTTGGTCAAGGTGATTCCACAAGGTAGCTGCAAAAGGGATCATGTCAATCCACTACTTCAGGAGTACCTGGTGAACCATCTGCCACTAGCCGTCAACAACGACACAAACCAGTTCACTATGCTCGCCCCTCTTGACCCCCTGGGGCATAACTATGGAATTTATACAGTGACAGATCAAGATCCCCGAACAGCCAAAGAAATTGCACTTGGACGCTGTTTTGATGGCACCTCCGACAGTACTTCTCGAGTCATGAAAACCAACGAGGGTGTTGCGTTGACATTCACTTGTGGGGATCGTGAGGTGACACACCAGAGTGTATTCCAGGCCCTACAGAATTCACAAGGCCAGACCAATGTGTTGAGAGGGGAAGGGAGGCAAAACAGACGTCGGCAAAGAGCCAACACTTCCCGTAATAGTCGAAGACGTAGCACCAGAGATCCTCAAGGACGAGGGAAAAAGGCCAGAAGCTGA